One segment of Trichlorobacter ammonificans DNA contains the following:
- the thiE gene encoding thiamine phosphate synthase, translated as MIDFSLYLITDRHRTANRPLPEVVAAALAGGVRTVQLREKDLPPAELYDLAWELRELTARFDARLLINDRIDVALAVEADGVHLGINSLPVTAARRIAPDLLIGYSSHGVGEAAAALAKGADFVTFGPVFPTPSKAAFGEPKGCAELARACATLHGPVFALGGVTLDNLDHVTATGCHRVAVIGAILEAPDPAAAAEAFRRGLI; from the coding sequence GTGATTGATTTTTCCCTCTACCTGATCACCGACCGCCACCGGACCGCCAACCGCCCCCTTCCGGAGGTGGTGGCGGCGGCCCTGGCCGGCGGGGTGCGGACGGTGCAGCTGCGGGAAAAGGACCTGCCGCCGGCGGAGCTGTACGACCTGGCCTGGGAACTGCGGGAGCTGACCGCCCGTTTTGACGCTCGGCTGCTGATCAACGACCGGATCGACGTGGCCCTGGCGGTGGAGGCGGATGGCGTACACCTGGGGATCAATTCCCTGCCGGTGACCGCGGCCCGGCGGATCGCGCCGGACCTGCTGATCGGCTACTCCAGCCACGGCGTGGGAGAGGCGGCCGCGGCCCTGGCCAAGGGGGCCGACTTCGTCACCTTTGGCCCGGTGTTTCCCACCCCTTCCAAGGCAGCCTTCGGCGAACCCAAAGGGTGCGCCGAGCTGGCCCGGGCCTGTGCCACCCTGCATGGTCCGGTCTTTGCCCTGGGAGGAGTAACCCTGGACAACCTGGACCACGTAACGGCCACCGGCTGCCACCGGGTGGCGGTCATCGGCGCCATTCTTGAGGCGCCGGACCCGGCGGCAGCGGCGGAAGCGTTCCGGCGGGGGCTGATCTAA
- a CDS encoding thiazole synthase yields MANKKFVIAGKEFNSRLMVGTGKYASNEQMVAALEASGAEIITVAVRRVNLAEMGKGCMLDYIDPKKYTLLPNTAACYTAEDAIRTCRLAREAGLSDMVKLEVLGDEKTLFPDNEELLKAAKVLVAEGFTVLPYCSDDVILCKKLEQLGCAAVMPLAAPIGSGLGIRNPYNLKIIMEAVSVPVIVDAGVGTASDAALAMELGCDGILMNTAIAGAQDPVAMARAMKLGVEAGRLAYEAGRIPKKLYATASSPLTDIIGS; encoded by the coding sequence ATGGCAAACAAGAAGTTTGTGATTGCGGGCAAGGAGTTCAATTCGCGGCTGATGGTGGGCACCGGCAAGTACGCCAGCAACGAGCAGATGGTGGCGGCCCTGGAGGCGTCCGGCGCCGAGATCATCACCGTGGCGGTGCGGCGGGTCAATCTGGCCGAGATGGGCAAGGGCTGCATGCTGGACTACATCGACCCCAAGAAGTATACCCTGCTGCCCAACACCGCCGCCTGCTACACGGCGGAGGACGCCATCCGCACCTGCCGCCTGGCCCGGGAGGCCGGCCTGTCCGACATGGTCAAGCTGGAGGTGCTGGGGGACGAAAAGACCCTGTTCCCGGACAACGAGGAACTGCTCAAGGCAGCCAAGGTGCTGGTGGCCGAAGGGTTCACCGTGCTCCCCTACTGCAGCGACGACGTGATCCTCTGCAAGAAGCTGGAGCAGCTCGGCTGCGCCGCGGTCATGCCGCTGGCAGCCCCCATCGGCAGCGGCCTCGGCATCCGCAACCCCTACAACCTCAAGATCATCATGGAAGCGGTCAGCGTGCCGGTGATCGTGGATGCCGGCGTCGGCACCGCCTCCGACGCCGCCCTGGCCATGGAGCTGGGCTGCGACGGCATTCTGATGAACACCGCCATCGCCGGCGCGCAGGACCCGGTGGCCATGGCACGGGCCATGAAGCTGGGGGTGGAGGCGGGACGGCTGGCCTATGAGGCGGGACGGATTCCGAAGAAGCTCTACGCCACCGCTTCAAGTCCGCTGACTGATATCATTGGATCGTGA
- the thiS gene encoding sulfur carrier protein ThiS, which yields MQLIVNGESRSAAEGTTVRSLLDELQIPVVRVAVEVNLEIVPKAAYDQHTLQDNDKIEIVHFVGGG from the coding sequence ATGCAACTGATCGTCAACGGTGAATCGAGGAGTGCAGCGGAAGGGACCACGGTACGCAGTCTGCTGGACGAGCTGCAGATTCCGGTGGTGCGGGTGGCGGTGGAGGTCAACCTGGAGATCGTCCCCAAGGCGGCCTATGATCAGCATACCCTGCAGGACAACGACAAAATCGAGATAGTCCATTTCGTGGGCGGAGGATAG
- a CDS encoding ATP-dependent helicase → MSDHLLSHLNPPQKQAVLHGEGPLLILAGAGSGKTRVITHRIVHLIRERGVRPRSILAVTFTNKAAGEMAERVRHLLGSNDIPLISTFHAACGRILRNDGYHLGYDSSFAIYDDKDSERLLKEIVRELNLDEKRFPPAQLGGRIDDCKNRGLAPEELPLGDLWNRQFVEIYATYQERLKRCNAMDFGDLLLQAVRLFEQHPAVLAQWQERFQWLLVDEYQDTNPVQYRLIRLLAGERKNLCVVGDDDQSIYSWRGADIRNILEFEKDFPEVTVIRLEQNYRSTPTILKAAGSVVARNMGRKAKTLWTDNPDGEPIRHERLENDRDEARFVAREILGLHRGGLPLTEAAVFYRTNAQSRLLEEALVAEGLAYHIVGGVRFYARMEVRDILAYLRLLENRSDEVALKRIINVPARGIGSATIDRIADLALREGIDFDTALGRAAEGSLLASGPTAKVAGFVGLLESFRRRLATTPLPELVRAVVEESGYAERLRQSRDEEDAERLENLDQLLAAVEEFSEGNPEAGLAGFLEQVALVSDLERGEKGTPSVTLMTLHAAKGLEFRAVFMVGMEERLFPHVRSLDDPDAMEEERRLCYVGMTRARERLYLLNARRRHLFGQEQVNLVSRFLREIPGELLTGSGAVQEGWNQSSCRSDSAWRAPEPVGHNLAAVSSALEEVEMVPEPAEEYGDGVHLGMKVRHPKFGPGTVRKIEGSGDSQKVTVWFNSCGPKKLMVRFAGLERA, encoded by the coding sequence ATGTCAGACCATCTTCTCTCCCATCTCAACCCCCCCCAGAAACAGGCCGTGCTGCATGGCGAGGGGCCGCTTCTGATCCTGGCCGGGGCCGGCTCCGGCAAGACCCGGGTCATCACCCACCGGATCGTCCACCTGATCCGGGAGCGGGGGGTGCGCCCCCGCAGCATCCTGGCAGTCACCTTCACCAACAAGGCAGCCGGCGAAATGGCGGAACGGGTGCGCCATCTGCTGGGCAGCAACGACATTCCGCTGATCTCGACCTTCCACGCCGCCTGCGGCCGTATCCTGAGAAACGACGGTTACCACCTGGGCTACGACTCCTCCTTTGCCATCTACGACGACAAGGACAGCGAACGCTTGCTGAAAGAGATCGTGCGGGAGCTGAACCTGGACGAGAAACGCTTTCCCCCGGCACAACTGGGGGGGCGGATCGACGACTGCAAGAACCGGGGCCTGGCCCCGGAGGAGCTGCCCCTGGGGGACCTCTGGAACCGGCAGTTCGTGGAGATCTATGCCACCTACCAGGAGCGGCTGAAGCGGTGCAACGCCATGGATTTCGGCGATCTGCTGCTGCAGGCGGTGCGGCTCTTCGAGCAGCATCCGGCGGTGCTGGCCCAGTGGCAGGAGCGGTTCCAGTGGCTGCTGGTGGACGAGTACCAGGATACCAACCCGGTGCAGTACCGCCTGATCCGCCTGCTGGCCGGGGAGCGCAAGAACCTCTGCGTGGTGGGGGACGACGACCAGTCCATCTACTCCTGGCGGGGGGCGGATATCCGCAACATCCTGGAGTTCGAGAAGGATTTTCCCGAGGTCACCGTGATCCGGCTGGAGCAGAACTACCGCTCCACCCCCACCATCCTCAAGGCGGCCGGCAGCGTGGTGGCCCGCAACATGGGGCGCAAGGCCAAGACCCTCTGGACCGACAACCCGGACGGCGAGCCGATCCGCCACGAGCGGCTGGAGAACGACCGGGACGAGGCCCGCTTCGTGGCCCGGGAGATCCTGGGACTCCACCGGGGCGGCCTCCCCCTCACCGAGGCGGCGGTGTTCTACCGCACCAACGCCCAGTCCCGCCTGCTGGAAGAGGCGCTGGTGGCCGAGGGGCTTGCGTACCATATTGTCGGCGGGGTCCGGTTCTACGCCCGGATGGAGGTGCGGGATATCCTGGCCTACCTGCGGCTTCTGGAGAACCGCTCCGACGAGGTGGCGCTGAAGCGGATCATCAACGTGCCTGCCCGGGGGATCGGTAGCGCCACCATCGACCGGATCGCCGACCTGGCGCTGCGGGAGGGGATCGATTTCGACACCGCCCTGGGTCGTGCCGCCGAAGGGTCGCTTCTGGCAAGCGGCCCCACCGCGAAGGTGGCCGGGTTTGTTGGCTTGCTGGAGAGTTTCCGGCGCCGTTTGGCCACAACGCCGCTGCCGGAGCTGGTGCGGGCGGTGGTGGAGGAGTCGGGCTATGCCGAGCGGCTGCGCCAGAGCCGGGACGAGGAGGATGCCGAGCGGCTGGAGAACCTGGATCAGTTGCTGGCGGCGGTGGAGGAGTTCAGCGAGGGGAACCCGGAGGCCGGTCTGGCTGGTTTTCTGGAGCAGGTGGCGCTGGTGAGCGACCTGGAGCGGGGGGAAAAGGGGACGCCGTCGGTGACCCTGATGACCCTGCATGCCGCCAAAGGGCTGGAGTTCCGCGCCGTGTTCATGGTGGGGATGGAGGAGCGGCTCTTCCCCCATGTCCGTTCCCTGGACGACCCGGACGCCATGGAGGAGGAGCGGCGGCTCTGCTACGTGGGGATGACCAGGGCCCGGGAGCGGCTCTACCTGCTGAACGCCCGGCGGCGGCACCTGTTCGGCCAGGAACAGGTGAACCTGGTCTCCCGTTTTCTGCGGGAAATCCCGGGGGAGTTGCTCACCGGCAGCGGCGCTGTCCAGGAAGGCTGGAACCAGTCGTCCTGCCGCAGCGACAGCGCCTGGCGGGCACCGGAGCCGGTCGGTCACAATCTGGCCGCCGTTTCCTCGGCTTTGGAAGAGGTAGAAATGGTGC